In Ostrinia nubilalis chromosome 10, ilOstNubi1.1, whole genome shotgun sequence, a single genomic region encodes these proteins:
- the LOC135075274 gene encoding tyramine beta-hydroxylase, whose protein sequence is MRVKFISAVFFTLICSHYSFLLREKPERRLAESESVLDPNGELLLKWRVDYLARRIQFEIVISEKAPAFNWFALGFSDRGEVNNADICLLWTDYRGQDHFEDMHADDLGKLFIDAKQDCEGFYLDSKSRSIIFERLFDTCDNDDYVIEDETVHVVWARGTDKLFSSQGLCLTGVSKQNRGFIRVRLLTPPRMPQINAHELKITNNNLKVPGADTTYWCKVVKLPDYVTQRQHHIVQFESSITRGNEGLVHHMELFYCDADPNTDIPLYEGNCFAKERPDITKLCSKVKSAWAMGAPPFIYPQEAGLPLGGPNANKYVMLEVHYNNPELKPDWVDSSGISIHITAKRRRYDAAIMELGLEYTDKMAIPGGQKSFPLTGYCIPQCTGVGIPRHGIVVFGSQLHTHLTGIAVWTRHFRQGIELPIINKDMHYSTHFQEIRILHRPVKILPGDYLQTTCLYRTTEKTNATIGGHAITDEMCVNYLHYYPATQLEVCKSAISNTALEKYFEFEKNWDDISISFKSSPRDNYLSIKPWTPLRVVALNALYTESTISMQCNKSDGNRFQGEWEGIPIPKIKVSLPNNPRNCPN, encoded by the exons ATGCGTGTCAAGTTTATATCAGCTGTATTTTTTACGCTTATATGTTCCCATTATTCGTTTTTGTTACGTGAAAAACCAG AGCGCCGATTGGCCGAAAGCGAATCAGTGTTGGACCCAAACGGTGAGCTACTGTTGAAATGGCGAGTGGATTATTTAGCTCGCAGAATCCAATTTGAAATAGTGATATCAGAAAAAGCTCCTGCATTTAATTGGTTCGCTTTAGGTTTTTCTGATAGAGGGGAAGTAAATAATGCTGATATTTGCCTTCTATGGACGGACTACAGAGGGCAAGATCATTTTGAG GATATGCATGCTGATGATCTTGGAAAATTATTCATAGATGCGAAGCAAGATTGTGAGGGTTTCTATTTGGACAGTAAAAGCAGAAGTATTATTTTTGAGCGTTTGTTCGACACTTGTGATAATGATGACTATGTTATTGAG GATGAGACTGTTCATGTCGTCTGGGCACGTGGAACGGATAAACTTTTTTCATCTCAAGGCCTATGTTTGACAGGCGTATCAAAACAAAATCGTGGTTTTATAAGAGTTCGCCTTCTTACTCCACCAAGAATGCCGCAAATAAATGCACATGAACTAAAAATTACGAACAACAACTTGAAGGTACCGGGGGCTGATACTACATACTGGTGTAAAGTGGTAAAACTTCCAGACTACGTTACTCAACGCCAACATCATATCGTACAG tttGAATCAAGTATTACTAGGGGGAATGAAGGACTTGTGCACCACATGGAACTTTTCTATTGCGATGCAGATCCAAATACAGACATTCCACTTTACGAGGGAAATTGTTTTGCTAAAGAACGACCAGACATTACTAAACTATGTTCTAAG GTAAAATCAGCATGGGCAATGGGAGCACCTCCATTCATTTATCCACAAGAAGCAGGGCTACCCCTTGGAGGACCAAATGCTAACAAATATGTTATGCTTGAAGTACATTACAACAATCCGGAATTAAAACCAG ATTGGGTAGATAGTTCGGGAATTAGCATACACATCACAGCAAAAAGACGGAGATACGATGCCGCAATTATGGAACTTGGTTTGGAATATACGGATAAAATGGCAATCCCTGGTGGACAAAAATCATTCCCTTTAACTGGTTACTGTATTCCACAATGCACTGGGgtt GGTATACCACGTCATGGAATTGTAGTATTCGGCAGTCAACTTCACACACATCTGACTGGTATAGCTGTGTGGACACGGCATTTTCGACAAGGAATAGAACTCCCAATCATCAATAAAGACATGCACTATTCAACTCATTTCCAAGAAATAAGGATATTGCATCGACCAGTGAAGATACTGCCT gggGACTATCTGCAGACGACTTGTTTATATAGAACGACGGAAAAAACTAACGCAACGATTGGAGGACATGCTATTACGGATGAAATGTGCGTTAACTATTTACATTACTATCCTGCAACACAGTTGGAAGTTTGTAAAAGTGCAATCTCTAATACTGCTTTAGAAAAGTACTTTGAATTTGAGAAAAA TTGGGATGACATATCTATCTCATTTAAATCTAGCCCTCGAGATAATTATTTATCCATTAAACCTTGGACACCGTTAAGGGTTGTTGCCCTAAACGCTTTATATACGGAATCTACTATATCAATGCAATGCAATAAGTCTGATGGAAATAGATTTCAG GGAGAATGGGAGGGCATACCTATTCCAAAAATTAAAGTGTCATTGCCCAACAATCCAAGAAATTGCCCTAATTAA